The window ACTCTTCTGCCTTCTTTGTTTTTGTAAATTTTGTGGCTTCCGCTCTGACGGACGAGGACAAACCCCACCTGCTCCAAGACCCTGATTACCTTATCAGCAGGCACACGAGGGAGCTTCTCACTCATACCACTACTTCCAGAGATGTCAAGCTAATGGATTCAATCTCAGGAATATCCTCCCCACTTGCTATCCTGTCCTCAAGATGGAGGCGAATGGCATCCCTGATGTTCTCCAGAGCCTCCTCATAGCTCTCGCCCTGAGTATAGCAGCCCTGAAGCTCAGGGCAGAACGCAAAGTATCCATCTGCATCCTTTTCAATGATTACAGAGAGCCGATAGCTCTTCATAGTTTCACCTCAAAGTGTTTTTTGTTGATTACCGGGTAAAACACTACCAACATAATAGCGTTGCCTCTTTAAATAATCTTTCCATAATATGACCGCAAACAAGAGAAATATGTGAGGCAGTTTATGAGCCCCTCATAGCTTTCCACAGCAACTCTGCGGCTCCCCGCACAGGAAGCACTGAGCGTCAATTGAGATTGGAAAGACAACATCAGATGGTAAGCCACAGCCTATCGATTTTGAGCCCGATGACATCACGCTGTCATCAAAATCAGCACGTGATGACAGCATTGCTGGTAGGGCACCCTCTATCGATGCTGAAGCAGAAGTCAGCGTAAAAATGGAAGATTGGGCAACGGTGGACACTCAGCGTAGAATCAGCAGGTCAGCGGCAGAGCTCTAAATGACGTGCTGGTAGCCCTTGACACTATCTGCAACTCTATGGGATAGGCTGATAGCAAGCCAAGAAGAGAGAAAAGATTTTTTGTGCTCCCTGTTGCCATTGTGGTCAGAGTTGCTTACTTTGTAAGCAACTGTTGATTACTCTGTAATCAGCATGAATGAAATTGTGAGGTGGTTGAGGGCACATGTACCAAAAGTAAGGTGGAAATAGAACGGGGGTGTGACCTCCTCCCCCTGCTCACGCAAGGGGCTTCCACCCCTCTAGGGGTTGGGGAGTGCGTAGTGCTCCCCTTCGGGCTTGTTGTAAAAACATATTAATGATGTTGACAAAAATGTAGCTACGGCACTGTGGTGGATGCCACGCTGGTTAGCCCATGTTGGGGGAGGTGGCGCATATGCAATCGGGAGAGAGGTTTGTTCTCGGGATTTGTGCAAGCCCGAGAAAAAGGGCCACGCATTACGTTCTCGAGCACGCTCTTTCATATCTTCGGGAGAGGGGGTATGCAACCGAACTCTTTCACGTGATGGGAAAGAAGCTCAACTTCTGTATTCACTGTGATAACTGTATCAGAACTGGAGGGACGTGCGTGTTCGAGGATGACCTTCCCCAGCTGTATGAAATGATGGAGCGTGCCGATGGCATAATAATGGCAACTCCAGTGTACAATGGTGGGTGTAGCGCCCAGCTCAAGGCAATTCTCGACAGGACGCGGGCTCCCCTCGCAAGGGACGTCAATATGTTCTCAGGTAAGGTGGGAATGGCGATTGCGGTGGGGGGTGATAGGGTGGGAGGGCAGGAGCTGGCTATGCAGCAGATAATCACATTCTACATCATCAATGGTATCGTGCCTGTGGGAGGGGGAGCGTTTGGTGCCAACCTTGGCGCAACATTCTGGTCGAAGGACACGCTTGATGATGTCAAGGAGGACGAGTACGGATTCAAGACTCTTAGAAAGACTCTGAGGAGATTCATCGCAACAATCGAGCATGAGGAGTACATATGAGGGTAGCATGGGGAATAACGGGATGCGGAGACAGGATAGTGGAGAGCTTCGGTGTGATGAGACACGTGAGGGAAAAATACGGCATCGAAGTGCATGTATTTCTATCAAAGGCCGGAGAGCAGGTGGTAAAGTATTACAAACTACATGATGAGCTGAAGAAGCACTTTGACCGTGTGATGGTGGAAAAAAACGCCAACTCACCCTTTCTTGCGGGATGGCTTCAGACCGGAAAGTATGATATGCTGATAATATGCCCCTGCACCAGCAACACAGTAGCCAAGCTCGTGGCTGGCATTGCCGACACCATGCTAACAAACGCCGCCATCATGGGGGTGAAGGCACATGTGCCGTGCTGCATCATGCCCTCTGACTGGATTGAGGGAGAGGTGACTACCACACTGCCAGATGGAAAGCCCCTCAAGCTCAGGATAAGAAAAGAGGATGTGGAGAACACAGAGCGCCTGAGAAAGATGGAGGGCTTTACAGTGTTCGAAAGCCCTGAGGAGGCAGAGGACATAATACGACGACACCTGAATTTATGATGCACGGACAAAAACATTCCGCATCTCTTTCTTTATCCGTGCTCCAACTGGTTCATGTGTTAGCAATGTTAGGACACAACATTCTCCTGACAGCTACATAAATCCCTGCATGTGGTCTGCCCCCTTGGGCATTATACTGTGGTTACCATTTTCCGCGTTTTTCAGGTGTGCCACACCCAAAACCGCTATACAGCGACGAGAGGGGGATTTGAACCCCCGAGGGCGAAACGCCCACAGGATTAGCAATCCTGCGCCATACCGGGCTTGGCTATCTCGTCTCTTGTCTCTTGTGCAAAACCCAACTTCAGCCGCTCCCTTGCCTTTCGCACTCTCACATTGAGGTTGTATCACTCGCAGTCTATCGCTTTTGCTTCTTGGGTGATTATGACATCATCTTATGTTATTTGAGTTTTTCCATAACACCTCTCGAGGATGAGATATCTCCTGTTATTGAACACTTATGGGTCTGCCCCTCAGTGAGATGTGCCCATACCATGATGTGTTCTCCTTTTGTAATACCAAAACTAAAAATCTTAGTATTAAGTAATAAAAAAGTATATATAGGTAGTAAGAGAGGGAGCGGTGGAGGAGGGAAACTGGATGCACATACCAGATGGATTTCTTTCTACCCCAGTGTGGGTGGCTATGTGGCTCATCACGCTTGTGATCTTGGGCTACTCGGTAAAGCAGGTCAACGGCAGGCTGAGCGAGAAGCACGTACCCCTCATGGGTGTGCTCGCAGCCTTCGTATTTGCCGCCCAGATGCTCAACACCCCGGTTGCGGGAGGCACCTCTGGCCACGTGCTTGGAGGGGTGTTGACGGCAGCAATGCTCGGACCATGGGCCGCCACCATCGTGATGAGCGCGGTGTTTGTGGTGCAGGCCATCGTGTTTCTGGATGGCGGCATTACAACACTGGGCGCGAACATATTCAACATGGGACTGATCGGCACGGTGTTTGGATACCTGATCTACAAGGCTCTTCGCGATAGGGCTCGTCTGCCCATACCGATTGCTGGGGGGATTGCGGGCTGGATAGCGGTGGTTCTGGCATCGGCAGCAACGGCGATTGAGCTGGGGCTGTCTGGTACGGTGCCCATGGGCGTCGCACTGGCTGCCATGGTGTCAGTACACATGGTGATAGGGCTGATAGAGTTTGGCATCACCGCGGTGGTGCTTGGAATGGTGAAGGCAAGGAGGCCAGACCTGCTGGAGATGGAAAAAATATGAGGTGGTGAACATGGGTATGAAGTGGTGGCACTGGGGACTGATAATTTCGCTGCTGATGGCTGGTGGACTTTCCGTGTTCGCATCACCCCTGCCAGACGGTCTCGAGCGCGTTGCAGAGGATTTGGGATTCATACACGCAGCAGAGGAGCTCGTACCTGCGCCAGCACCAGACTATACCATTCCTGGTGTTGGAGGCGCAATATCTGGCTCGCTGGCTGGCATCATCGGCACGCTGCTGATGTTCGCCCTCGTATGGGGAATTGCCAGCCTGATGAGCTCCCGCAGGGAAGGGTGAGGGAGGTGTACCACCTCCCAAACAACTTTTGTTCATGGTAATAACTATCCCCTGAGCAGTAAGATTAATTAACACCCGAATTAATGCAACAGCTACCGGGCGGTTTGCTGGTTGGGTAATGCCACCTCCGAGGCATGGTGATCAGAGGGAAGGGATATGCTGTGCACAACGTGCTCGAGAGATATGCATGGAATGAGAGCCCCATTCACGCGCTGGACGCCCGTGTGAAGGTGGTATCACTCTTAGGATTGCTGGTGGGTGTGGTGCTCTCCAGAGCACCGCTCTACAGCGAGTGGGTGGGTGAGCGTACGCTGTTCTTTCTGCACGCCACCCAGTACGCGATCGTGTTCCTCGTGCTCGTGTGCCTTCTGATCCTTGCCCGTGTGCCCCTGCGGTTTGCTCTCACTCGCACCCTCATGGTGATGCCCTTCGTTGGCGGAATCGCCCTGTTCGTACCGCTCTTCGGGGATGGCAAGGAATTATACACGGTGGGGCCCCTGACACTGACGCTGAGCCCCACGGGACTGGACGTCCTCACCAGGGTGAGCTCCAAGGGCGTGCTTGCCGTGCTCTGCGTGGTGGTGCTCACCTCCACCACCCCATTTCACGACATACTGAGGGCGCTGGAGCACCTGAGAGTCCCGAGGATATATCTGATGGTGATGACGTTCATGTACCGCTATCTCTTCCTGCTGGTGGAGGAGATAACCACCATGAAACGGGCGTGGGAATCCCGCACGGTTCGCGAGAGGCGATGGCTGGGAAGCATGTGGCACATCAGGACGGCTGGAATGATTATAGCGAGCTTGTTTTTACGCTCTTACGAGCGGGGCGAGCGTGTGTACGCAGCCATGCTATCGAGGGGCTACAAGGGGGAGCTGCCCACCCTCGAGAGCATGCCACTCCAAAGGAGGGATGTGGTGGTGGGCGGAATCGTTTTGCTGCTGGGCTTGGGTACCCTGAGCTCAGAGCACTGGCTGTCGCTGATGGGGGTGTTCTCATGAGTCTGGATGGAGGGGGCGAGGACGATGTTGCCCTCATGCTGGATGATGTATGGTACCGCTATCCGGGGGAGGACAGATATGCCCTCGCCGGAGTTTCGCTCTCGGTAAGGAGGGGGGAGGCGGTGGCCCTCATAGGGCCCAACGGGGCTGGTAAGTCAACACTTCTCCTTCATCTAAATGGCATACTGAGACCAGAGCGGGGAAGGGTCCATGTGTTGGGTCGCCATGTAGACGATGACGTGCGCTGGGCACGCTCCAAGGTCGGGCTGGTGTTTCAGAATCCAGACGACCAGCTCTTTTGCCCCACAGTGGAGGAGGATGTGGCATTTGGCCCCCTCAATATGGGGTTGCCCAGAGAAGAGGTGAGAAGAAGAGTGGTAGGGGCGCTGGAGATGGTGGGGCTTGTGGGCAGGGAGTTCCAGAAGCGCCATCCACACCACCTGAGCCAGGGAGAGCGCCAGAGAGCAGCCATTGCTGGGGTGCTGGCCATGCAGCCAGAGGTGCTCGCCCTCGATGAGCCCACGAGTAACCTCGACCCATCGGCGCGAGAGGGACTCATGGAGCTGCTCTGTGAGCTCCCTCAGACCAAGGTGATTGCAACTCACGATATGGAGTTTGCTGCAGAAACGTGTGAGCGGGCCGTGCTCCTCGCTGGGGGAAGAGTGGTATCTTCTGGAGGCACCCACAAGGTGCTCTCGGATGTGCAGCTGCTGCGGTCGCATGGTCTCAAGGAGCCCCTGCTCGTGAGGCTCTTCTCGGAGGCGGGAATGAAGCCACCACTCAGGCTGGAGGAGGCTATAGAGCTACTAAAAAGGATGAGTGGACGATGAGTGAGCTCCCCGCAGATGCGCACACACGACACACACGAACTCGACACGCACCCAGCACACAAAACTTTTTACGTAAAGTAGCACACATTAAATCGCGCATCATCACCCCGATGTGCAGTCCGTGCTCATCTCTTGGAGGGCGAGCACGGACTACAAATCCATTTACTATATAGCAAGCTAATTTGATACTCTCGTCTCATTATAAAAAGCTTTCCAAATGCGGTTCCGTTGATACTCGCTCTTTTGGTTTTGACGTGTTGATTACTCTGTAATAAACATTCATCACCATTGTTGCAAGTATTTTTATTCTCGTCGGACATTACACAGCTGGAAGTGGTAATGGTGCTTGAAAGCTTGGTGGTCGCCATCTGGCTCATGCTTCCAGCCTACGTGGCCAACTGCTCTGCCG is drawn from Methermicoccus shengliensis DSM 18856 and contains these coding sequences:
- a CDS encoding type II toxin-antitoxin system HicA family toxin, producing MSEKLPRVPADKVIRVLEQVGFVLVRQSGSHKIYKNKEGRRVTVPYHTGKALHPKVLRSILRDADLSVERFKELMR
- a CDS encoding type II toxin-antitoxin system HicB family antitoxin, which gives rise to MKSYRLSVIIEKDADGYFAFCPELQGCYTQGESYEEALENIRDAIRLHLEDRIASGEDIPEIESISLTSLEVVV
- a CDS encoding flavodoxin family protein, with the protein product MQSGERFVLGICASPRKRATHYVLEHALSYLRERGYATELFHVMGKKLNFCIHCDNCIRTGGTCVFEDDLPQLYEMMERADGIIMATPVYNGGCSAQLKAILDRTRAPLARDVNMFSGKVGMAIAVGGDRVGGQELAMQQIITFYIINGIVPVGGGAFGANLGATFWSKDTLDDVKEDEYGFKTLRKTLRRFIATIEHEEYI
- the afpA gene encoding archaeoflavoprotein AfpA, with translation MRVAWGITGCGDRIVESFGVMRHVREKYGIEVHVFLSKAGEQVVKYYKLHDELKKHFDRVMVEKNANSPFLAGWLQTGKYDMLIICPCTSNTVAKLVAGIADTMLTNAAIMGVKAHVPCCIMPSDWIEGEVTTTLPDGKPLKLRIRKEDVENTERLRKMEGFTVFESPEEAEDIIRRHLNL
- a CDS encoding energy-coupling factor ABC transporter permease; the protein is MEEGNWMHIPDGFLSTPVWVAMWLITLVILGYSVKQVNGRLSEKHVPLMGVLAAFVFAAQMLNTPVAGGTSGHVLGGVLTAAMLGPWAATIVMSAVFVVQAIVFLDGGITTLGANIFNMGLIGTVFGYLIYKALRDRARLPIPIAGGIAGWIAVVLASAATAIELGLSGTVPMGVALAAMVSVHMVIGLIEFGITAVVLGMVKARRPDLLEMEKI
- a CDS encoding PDGLE domain-containing protein; this translates as MGMKWWHWGLIISLLMAGGLSVFASPLPDGLERVAEDLGFIHAAEELVPAPAPDYTIPGVGGAISGSLAGIIGTLLMFALVWGIASLMSSRREG
- the cbiQ gene encoding cobalt ECF transporter T component CbiQ, coding for MVIRGKGYAVHNVLERYAWNESPIHALDARVKVVSLLGLLVGVVLSRAPLYSEWVGERTLFFLHATQYAIVFLVLVCLLILARVPLRFALTRTLMVMPFVGGIALFVPLFGDGKELYTVGPLTLTLSPTGLDVLTRVSSKGVLAVLCVVVLTSTTPFHDILRALEHLRVPRIYLMVMTFMYRYLFLLVEEITTMKRAWESRTVRERRWLGSMWHIRTAGMIIASLFLRSYERGERVYAAMLSRGYKGELPTLESMPLQRRDVVVGGIVLLLGLGTLSSEHWLSLMGVFS
- a CDS encoding energy-coupling factor ABC transporter ATP-binding protein; the encoded protein is MSLDGGGEDDVALMLDDVWYRYPGEDRYALAGVSLSVRRGEAVALIGPNGAGKSTLLLHLNGILRPERGRVHVLGRHVDDDVRWARSKVGLVFQNPDDQLFCPTVEEDVAFGPLNMGLPREEVRRRVVGALEMVGLVGREFQKRHPHHLSQGERQRAAIAGVLAMQPEVLALDEPTSNLDPSAREGLMELLCELPQTKVIATHDMEFAAETCERAVLLAGGRVVSSGGTHKVLSDVQLLRSHGLKEPLLVRLFSEAGMKPPLRLEEAIELLKRMSGR